The following proteins are co-located in the Salvelinus sp. IW2-2015 linkage group LG36, ASM291031v2, whole genome shotgun sequence genome:
- the LOC111959927 gene encoding nuclear receptor subfamily 4 group A member 2 encodes MPCVQAQYGSSPQGASPASQSYSYHTAGEYSCDFLTPEFVKFSMDLTNTEITATTSLPSFSTFMDNYSTSYDVKPPCLYQMPHSGEQSSIKVEDVQMHSYHQQSHLPAQSEEMMAHSGSXYFKPXSPHAPTTPNFQVQPNHMWEDPGSLHSFHQNYVAATSHMIEQRKNPVSRLSLFSFKQSPPGTPVSSCQMRFDGPLHVSMNHDNPGAHRGLDSQSFAVPSALRKQAGLAFPHSLQLGHGHQLMDSQVHSPPSRGSPSNEGLCAVCGDNAACQHYGVRTCEGCKGFFKRTVQKNAKYVCLANKNCPVDKRRRNRCQYCRFQKCMVVGMVKEVVRTANLKGRRGRLPSKPKSPQDPSPPSPPVSLISALVRAHVDSNPSMSGLDYSRFQANPDYQMSGDDTQHIQQFYDLLTGSMEIIRGWAEKIPGFSDLPKQDQDLLFESAFLELFVLRLAYRSNPVEGKLIFCNGVVLHRLQCVRGFGEWIDSIVEFSSNLQSMNIDISAFSCIAALAMVTERHGLKEPKRVEELQNKIVNCLKDQVTFNGGGLNRPNYLSKLLGKLPELRTLCTQGLQRIFYLKLEDLVPPPAIIDKLFLDTLPF; translated from the exons ATGCCCTGCGTTCAGGCTCAGTATGGGTCATCACCGCAAGGAGCCAGTCCCGCTTCTCAGAGCTACAGCTACCACACCGCTGGAGAATACAGCTGCGACTTCTTAACACCTGAGTTTGTTAAGTTTAGTATGGACCTGACCAACACTGAGATCACAGCTACTACTTCTCTCCCTAGTTTCAGCACRTTCATGGACAACTATAGCACCAGTTACGACGTTAAACCGCCCTGTCTATATCAAATGCCCCATTCTGGAGAGCAGTCCTCCATCAAAGTCGAGGACGTCCAGATGCACAGCTATCATCAGCAGAGCCATTTGCCAGCTCAGTCGGAAGAGATGATGGCCCACTCCGGSTCWATKTACTTCAAACCCWCCTCACCTCAYGCCCCAACCACACCAAACTTCCAGGTTCAGCCCAATCACATGTGGGAGGACCCTGGGTCCCTCCACAGTTTCCACCAGAACTATGTGGCAGCGACCTCTCATATGATAGAACAGCGCAAAAACCCGGTGTCAAGGCTGTCACTATTCTCCTTCAAACAGTCCCCTCCTGGTACCCCTGTGTCGAGTTGCCAGATGCGATTCGATGGTCCACTGCACGTCTCCATGAACCACGACAACCCAGGAGCACACCGAGGCTTAGACAGCCAGAGYTTCGCGGTACCYAGTGCTCTAAGGAAACAGGCYGGCTTAGCCTTYCCYCACTCCCTYCAGCTCGGCCATGGACACCAGTTGATGGACAGCCAAGTTCATTCGCCCCCGTCCCGCGGATCACCATCAAACGAGGGTCTGTGCGCAGTGTGTGGGGACAACGCCGCTTGCCAGCATTATGGAGTGAGAACCTGCGAGGGTTGCAAAGGATTTTTTAAG cGCACTGTTCAGAAaaatgctaaatatgtgtgtttaGCGAACAAAAATTGTCCTGTCGATAAACGCCGAAGAAACCGTTGCCAATACTGCCGTTTCCAGAAGTGCATGGTTGTCGGAATGGTCAAAGAGG TTGTCCGGACTGCTAATCTAAAAGGTCGAAGAGGCCGTCTTCCCTCCAAACCTAAAAGTCCCCAAGACCCCTCACCACCCTCGCCACCTGTCAGTCTCATAAGTGCCCTTGTTAGGGCTCATGTCGATTCCAACCCGTCCATGTCTGGCTTGGACTACTCAAGA TTTCAGGCTAACCCTGACTACCAAATGAGTGGAGACGACACCCAGCACATCCAGCAGTTCTATGATCTCCTGACGGGTTCCATGGAGATTATCCGCGGTTGGGCGGAGAAGATCCCTGGGTTTTCTGATCTTCCGAAGCAGGATCAAGATCTCCTTTTCGAATCAGCCTTCCTGGAACTTTTTGTTCTGCGGCTGGCATACAG GTCCAACCCAGTGGAAGGCAAACTCATTTTTTGCAATGGGGTGGTCTTACACAGGCTGCAGTGTGTCCGAGGATTTGGGGAATGGATAGACTCGATTGTGGAGTTTTCCTCTAACCTGCAGAGCATGAACATCGACATATCAGCATTCTCCTGCATCGCCGCTCTTGCCATGGTAACAG AGAGGCATGGGCTTAAGGAACCCAAGAGGGTTGAAGAACTTCAAAACAAGATAGTGAACTGCCTTAAAGACCAAGTGACATTCAATGGCGGAGGTTTGAATCGTCCGAACTACTTGTCAAAACTTTTGGGAAAGCTCCCTGAACTTCGCACCCTATGTACACAAGGTCTGCAACGTATCTTCTACTTAAAACTCGAAGACTTGGTTCCTCCGCCAGCAATAATTGACAAACTTTTCCTCGACACTCTACCTTTTTAA